The genomic window AGTAGTTTTCCAAATGAAGACCTTCTTCCGATTTCTCAGATAGGAATGGAGCTATCGAATTATCTTTTACAAAATCTTTCTTTCTCCAGGTATCGACAACTAAGAGAACTATATTCATTTGAAAACCCTTTTGACCTTCACAGCTATATTTATGAGATCTTTACCTGTCAGTCTCCTGAAAAGATATAGAACAAATAAAGCATAAGCCTCTAGCTCTAGAGAGTTATTTCTGATAGTTTTAGACAAGTGTTTTTCAGTTCCTCTGTTATCTCTCAGAGTGTACTGTTTCTTGGCTCTGTTAAGGTGGTGCCGGGCCTTTACTTTTGATCCGGCTTTTTCTAGTAGATCTGAGTGTTTTTCTGTTATCTTTTCTCGTCCTTCTGTTGCTACGTCCACCTGGCTGCTTTTGGAGTCGTCGCTTTGATGATAACGAACTAGAGGTTCATTGATATAGCCGAACTCTGCTTCGTTTTCTATCAGTCTTATCCATAGGTCCCAGTCTTCTCCACTTGGAATATCTTCATCAAAACCGTTTATTTCTTCTAGAACCTCTTTCTTAACTGAAACTTTGGAGGGCGAACCTATTTTGTCTCTTTCAAGTATCTGTTCAAGACCTAGCTTTTCTTCCTTCCTTACGATATCTTGAACCTCTCCGTCTCTGTACGCCTCTATAGCTGAGTATACTGCATCGTAATTGTTTTGCTTGAAATCTTCTGCTTCTTTCTCTAGCTTTTCTGGTTTCCATTCATCATCGTCATCTAGGAAAGCAATATATTTTCCAGAAGCATTTTGTATGCCGAGGTTTCTGGCAGATGAAACACCTTGCGCATTGTCGTTAATGTGTCTTTCCAGGTCAATATCCTTGTCAAGACTTTCAACTATCTCTTTAACCTTCTCTTTATCTTCTTGTTCAGGATTGTCATCTACCACTATCAGCTCAAAGTCGGTGTAGGTCTGTGATATAATACTTTCAAGAGCTCTCTCCAGCTTTTCATCTCTCTTATAGGTTGGAACTATTACGGAGAACTTAATCATCAACCGCACCTTTCACTTCTAACCAAGGCACTTCAACAAGTTCTTTTTCTTTTCTTCCTATGCTGTGGCCCCATCCTCCTTCTCCTAGTAGTTCTCCGTGGTCTGATGTGACTATTATTTTGCCTTCTAGTTGTTCTACTAGTTTTTCTACTTGTTCTAAGG from Candidatus Nanohalobium constans includes these protein-coding regions:
- a CDS encoding glycosyltransferase family 2 protein is translated as MIKFSVIVPTYKRDEKLERALESIISQTYTDFELIVVDDNPEQEDKEKVKEIVESLDKDIDLERHINDNAQGVSSARNLGIQNASGKYIAFLDDDDEWKPEKLEKEAEDFKQNNYDAVYSAIEAYRDGEVQDIVRKEEKLGLEQILERDKIGSPSKVSVKKEVLEEINGFDEDIPSGEDWDLWIRLIENEAEFGYINEPLVRYHQSDDSKSSQVDVATEGREKITEKHSDLLEKAGSKVKARHHLNRAKKQYTLRDNRGTEKHLSKTIRNNSLELEAYALFVLYLFRRLTGKDLINIAVKVKRVFK